The Brassica napus cultivar Da-Ae chromosome C7, Da-Ae, whole genome shotgun sequence genome has a segment encoding these proteins:
- the LOC106365275 gene encoding uncharacterized protein LOC106365275 yields the protein MAELCQISLLSYMNVTLMDYFPILELPEEIQALVVECVAGNSFTDLYGLRASCKTMKALAERSRVNHFYDVLSVPRRLNMPPELFKTCYAERNPSTLYMKGVQFFFTFNLQEEGLAFMKLAADEGYERAVYTYAMTRKIFWGDEEYFARFTRESVVRIGKLVRSLKWAWGLSHSDEFMAKRDEFISTVVPSFYSCQCDPVMERDWVLWYIENSKGDKMCNRCFWIKDVFYQNLFSFYVLCCDIITAGLYFTLWLGCCLLITADFCKNGSLQLRLSFNFIMNEIFCWSVIKYDMTGLIKYVIAELLLLKG from the coding sequence ATGGCTGAGTTATGTCAAATATCATTGCTTAGTTATATGAACGTTACATTAATGGATTATTTCCCGATACTAGAATTGCCTGAAGAGATTCAGGCGTTAGTGGTTGAATGTGTGGCCGGTAACTCCTTCACAGATCTCTATGGCCTAAGAGCATCGTGCAAGACGATGAAGGCGTTAGCAGAGCGGAGCAGGGTAAACCATTTTTACGATGTGTTATCCGTTCCCAGGAGACTCAATATGCCTCCTGAGTTGTTTAAAACTTGCTACGCAGAGAGAAATCCAAGCACGCTTTATATGAAGGGTGTACAGTTTTTCTTCACATTTAACCTTCAGGAAGAAGGACTTGCTTTCATGAAGCTTGCAGCGGATGAAGGATATGAGCGTGCTGTGTATACATACGCAATgactagaaaaatattttggggTGATGAAGAGTATTTTGCTCGTTTTACGAGGGAATCTGTTGTCAGGATCGGGAAACTAGTTCGATCTCTAAAATGGGCATGGGGTTTGTCGCACAGTGACGAGTTTATGGCAAAGAGGGACGAGTTCATTTCAACCGTTGTTCCTTCGTTCTATAGTTGCCAATGTGATCCTGTTATGGAGCGAGATTGGGTCTTGTGGTACATTGAAAACAGTAAGGGTGACAAAATGTGTAACCgctgtttctggatcaaagatGTATTCTATCAGaatcttttctctttttatgtTCTTTGCTGTGACATTATTACGGCtggtttatattttacattatggTTGGGTTGTTGTCTTTTAATTACGgctgatttttgtaaaaatggtTCTCTTCaattacggctgagttttaATTTCATAATGAATGAGATATTTTGTTGGAGTGTTATTAAATACGACATGACTGGGTTAATTAAATACGTGATAGCCGAGTTATTGTTACTTAAAGGCTGA